The Aquificaceae bacterium genome includes a region encoding these proteins:
- a CDS encoding PstS family phosphate ABC transporter substrate-binding protein: MRKRMLKTAVLSMGAIALMSVPAKAQQVIKIDGSSTVYPITEGVAEEFQKAKKGAVKVTVGISGTGGGFKKFCRAETDISNASRPILAKEMEECRKNGVQYIELPVAYDGLAVVVNPRNNWATCMTVEQLKEIWKPESQGKKFMWSDLDPKWPREEIKLCGPGSDSGTFDYFTEAIVGKAKASRGDYLASEDDNVLVQFAQRERGAICYFGLAYVEENKGKVKAIQIKNPKTGQCVAPTYDTVQKGTYQPLSRPLFIYVNAKAVQERPEVREFVEFYLKNAGKISKQVGYIALPDRAYKLAEERFNKRVLGTVFGGEPEVGLTIDELLKREAKQ; this comes from the coding sequence ATGAGAAAGAGGATGCTCAAGACGGCTGTCCTTTCAATGGGAGCTATAGCTCTCATGTCAGTGCCTGCCAAGGCACAGCAGGTAATCAAGATTGACGGCTCTTCCACCGTCTATCCCATAACGGAGGGCGTGGCAGAGGAGTTCCAGAAGGCTAAGAAGGGTGCGGTAAAGGTCACTGTGGGTATCTCCGGAACAGGTGGTGGCTTCAAGAAGTTCTGCAGAGCTGAAACAGACATATCCAACGCCTCAAGGCCCATCCTTGCAAAGGAGATGGAGGAGTGCAGGAAGAACGGCGTTCAGTATATTGAGCTCCCAGTGGCCTACGACGGTCTTGCCGTGGTGGTAAACCCCAGAAACAACTGGGCAACATGCATGACGGTGGAACAGCTGAAGGAAATCTGGAAGCCCGAGTCTCAGGGCAAAAAGTTCATGTGGTCAGACCTTGACCCCAAATGGCCCAGAGAAGAGATAAAGCTCTGCGGTCCTGGCTCTGACTCTGGAACCTTTGACTACTTTACGGAGGCAATAGTGGGTAAAGCAAAGGCTTCAAGGGGTGATTACCTTGCCTCCGAAGATGACAATGTGCTGGTGCAGTTTGCCCAGAGGGAAAGGGGAGCCATATGCTACTTTGGACTTGCCTATGTGGAAGAGAACAAGGGTAAGGTGAAGGCAATTCAGATTAAGAACCCCAAGACGGGTCAGTGTGTGGCACCCACTTATGATACAGTTCAGAAGGGTACCTATCAGCCCCTTTCTAGGCCTCTCTTCATATACGTGAACGCAAAGGCAGTTCAGGAAAGACCTGAAGTCAGAGAGTTTGTGGAGTTCTATCTTAAAAATGCTGGAAAGATATCCAAGCAAGTGGGCTACATAGCACTACCCGACAGAGCTTATAAACTTGCCGAGGAAAGGTTCAACAAGAGAGTGCTTGGCACCGTCTTTGGCGGTGAGCCCGAGGTGGGTTTGACAATAGATGAGCTCCTCAAGAGGGAAGCCAAGCAATGA
- the pstC gene encoding phosphate ABC transporter permease subunit PstC — translation MTLSLGAKKAIDIALYAFLMVMGAVSVFVTFAIVWVLVGDTIKFFTHPEGGGFPTSLIRFFTETQWTPTFYNKQIGIWPLVNGTFLIALISMIVAVPLGIAVAVYLSEYASWKVRETVKPWLDFLEAVPTVVYGYFALLLVTPVLQKFFSLFGIAMEGMNALSPGVVIGIMILPYTASMIEDSFKGVPQYLREASYSLGASKLRTALLVVLPAAKSGVLSAYLLGFSRAIGETMVVAVAAGMYPQITANPLQPIQTITGYIVQVALGDLPFGSFEYLSIFAAGFTLFAITLLLNSIAVYLKSKAVGY, via the coding sequence ATGACCCTTTCTCTTGGTGCAAAAAAGGCAATAGACATCGCCCTGTATGCCTTCCTTATGGTGATGGGGGCGGTGTCGGTCTTTGTAACCTTTGCCATAGTATGGGTTCTCGTTGGAGACACGATAAAGTTCTTCACCCACCCCGAAGGGGGTGGCTTCCCCACCTCCCTTATAAGGTTTTTTACGGAAACACAGTGGACGCCCACCTTTTACAACAAACAGATAGGCATATGGCCGCTTGTCAATGGCACCTTTTTGATAGCTCTTATATCCATGATAGTGGCTGTTCCCCTTGGAATAGCGGTTGCAGTTTATTTGAGTGAGTATGCAAGCTGGAAGGTGAGAGAAACAGTAAAGCCTTGGCTTGATTTTCTTGAGGCTGTTCCTACAGTTGTTTATGGCTACTTTGCCCTCCTGCTGGTTACACCTGTTCTTCAGAAATTCTTTTCCCTCTTTGGTATAGCCATGGAAGGTATGAACGCCCTGTCTCCTGGAGTAGTCATAGGAATAATGATACTTCCCTACACCGCCTCCATGATAGAGGATTCTTTCAAAGGAGTCCCCCAGTATCTCAGGGAGGCATCTTATTCACTTGGGGCTTCGAAGCTCAGGACTGCCCTTCTTGTAGTCCTTCCCGCTGCAAAGTCAGGGGTGCTTTCAGCATATCTTCTTGGCTTTTCAAGGGCAATAGGTGAAACTATGGTGGTGGCTGTGGCCGCTGGCATGTATCCCCAGATTACTGCCAATCCCCTCCAGCCCATACAGACCATAACTGGATACATCGTTCAAGTGGCCCTTGGAGACCTGCCCTTTGGCTCCTTTGAGTATCTTTCCATATTTGCTGCGGGTTTTACACTCTTTGCTATTACGCTCCTTCTAAATTCCATAGCGGTTTATCTGAAATCTAAAGCAGTGGGGTATTAA
- the pstA gene encoding phosphate ABC transporter permease PstA, with product MEQSIEVKGELETRLKDFDIEAYIKGVRKRDRIFEAVGMIATFLVLLFLFAIAVDLLIDGWVRIKDPGFYTSYPSRFPEQAGILSSWVGTVYVMLGAIFWAVVLGIPAGIYLEEYGGKGKIARIIEANISNLAAVPSIVYGLLALGVFVYRFEFGESVLTAGLTLGLLMLPVVVVATRESIRRIPRSIREAAYALGATRWETLFHHILPYSLGGIFTGLIIAASRAIGETAPLITIGALTFIAFLPPAPWEDFLGMLKSPFTVLPIQMYNWVSRPQEAFHTNAAAAGFILLVIALLMNSIAFYLRFKVRRKYQW from the coding sequence ATGGAACAGAGTATTGAAGTCAAAGGAGAGCTGGAAACGAGGCTGAAGGATTTTGATATAGAAGCCTACATAAAGGGTGTAAGGAAAAGAGACAGAATTTTTGAAGCTGTGGGTATGATAGCCACTTTTCTTGTGCTTCTTTTTCTGTTTGCAATAGCCGTAGACCTCCTAATTGATGGATGGGTGAGGATAAAGGACCCAGGTTTCTACACCTCTTACCCCTCAAGGTTTCCCGAGCAGGCAGGCATACTTTCCTCCTGGGTAGGAACGGTCTATGTGATGCTCGGAGCCATATTCTGGGCTGTGGTGCTTGGAATTCCTGCAGGCATATACCTTGAAGAGTATGGTGGTAAGGGGAAGATAGCAAGAATAATAGAGGCAAACATTTCTAATCTTGCTGCTGTTCCATCTATAGTGTACGGTCTTTTAGCTCTTGGCGTGTTTGTTTACAGGTTTGAGTTTGGTGAGAGTGTCCTGACAGCAGGGCTTACCCTTGGGCTTCTGATGCTTCCGGTTGTTGTGGTTGCTACAAGAGAATCCATAAGGAGGATACCCAGGTCCATTAGGGAGGCCGCCTATGCCCTTGGAGCCACAAGGTGGGAAACCCTTTTCCATCACATACTACCCTACTCGCTTGGAGGAATATTCACCGGTCTCATAATCGCAGCTTCAAGGGCAATCGGGGAAACCGCACCTCTTATAACCATAGGAGCTCTCACCTTTATAGCCTTCCTACCTCCAGCGCCTTGGGAGGACTTTTTGGGTATGCTCAAGTCCCCCTTTACAGTTCTTCCCATACAGATGTACAACTGGGTTTCAAGGCCTCAGGAGGCCTTTCATACAAACGCGGCAGCGGCTGGCTTTATACTTCTAGTTATAGCCCTTCTTATGAACTCCATCGCCTTCTATCTGAGGTTTAAAGTAAGGAGGAAATACCAATGGTAA
- the pstB gene encoding phosphate ABC transporter ATP-binding protein PstB: MLEERKVVQSTGPINVKLEVRNFNFHYGNFHALKNINFPIHEKRVTAIIGPSGCGKTTLLRAFNRMHDLYPGARYQGEIVMYPDGINLIDGKTDPLRVRMRIGMVFQKPNPFPKSIYENVAYGLKIRGIKNKKLLDEAVEKALVGAALWDEVKDRLHVNAYSLSGGQQQRLCIARAIAVEPEVLLFDEPTSALDPISTAKIEDLIVELKHRITIVIVTHNMQQAARISDYTAFMYLGELVEFGPTEKIFTKPEKKLTEDYITGRFG; this comes from the coding sequence ATGTTAGAAGAGAGGAAAGTGGTGCAGAGCACTGGTCCAATCAATGTAAAACTTGAAGTAAGGAATTTTAACTTCCATTATGGGAACTTTCACGCCCTGAAGAACATAAACTTTCCCATTCACGAGAAAAGGGTAACCGCCATAATAGGCCCCTCTGGCTGTGGAAAGACCACTCTTCTGAGAGCCTTCAACCGCATGCACGACCTCTATCCCGGTGCCCGCTACCAGGGGGAGATAGTTATGTATCCAGACGGTATAAACCTTATAGATGGAAAAACAGACCCCCTCAGGGTGCGCATGCGCATAGGCATGGTCTTCCAGAAACCCAACCCCTTCCCAAAAAGCATATACGAAAATGTGGCATATGGGCTGAAAATAAGGGGTATAAAGAACAAAAAGCTTCTGGACGAGGCAGTAGAAAAGGCCCTTGTGGGTGCAGCCCTCTGGGACGAGGTAAAGGATAGGCTCCATGTGAACGCCTACTCCCTTTCCGGTGGTCAGCAGCAGAGGCTGTGCATTGCAAGGGCAATAGCTGTAGAGCCTGAGGTGCTTCTCTTTGACGAGCCTACCTCTGCCCTTGACCCCATATCTACCGCCAAGATAGAGGACCTCATAGTGGAGCTAAAGCACAGGATTACCATAGTAATCGTTACCCATAACATGCAACAGGCGGCAAGGATATCGGATTACACCGCCTTCATGTATCTTGGAGAGCTTGTAGAGTTTGGACCCACGGAGAAGATATTCACAAAGCCCGAGAAGAAGCTCACAGAAGACTACATCACAGGAAGGTTTGGATAA
- a CDS encoding thioesterase family protein codes for MFHYRRRVQFYETDAQGIVHHSNYFRYFEEARGELLRSLGYPYSQLRKDGFEVVLISASCEFLKPLYYDEEFTIELSLSHIDRFTFSFQYLLRSSELLRARGNTKHCVVKEGRIVSIPSEVKERLIQSFSGLCRHSENQR; via the coding sequence GTGTTCCACTACCGCAGGCGTGTGCAGTTCTACGAGACTGATGCTCAGGGTATAGTGCATCACTCTAACTACTTCAGATACTTTGAGGAGGCAAGGGGGGAGCTCCTCCGCTCCTTAGGATACCCATACTCACAACTCAGAAAAGATGGCTTTGAGGTAGTGCTCATATCTGCCAGCTGTGAGTTTTTAAAGCCACTTTATTATGATGAGGAGTTTACGATTGAGTTGAGCCTTTCTCACATAGACCGCTTTACCTTTTCCTTCCAGTATCTTCTCAGGTCTTCAGAGCTTCTGAGAGCCAGAGGAAACACGAAGCACTGCGTCGTAAAAGAAGGCAGAATAGTGTCCATACCATCGGAGGTAAAGGAGAGACTTATCCAATCTTTTTCAGGTCTCTGTAGGCATTCAGAAAACCAGAGATGA
- a CDS encoding AtpZ/AtpI family protein translates to MKGKDFLALTVGFNLLGGIIAGLLVGYAFDRWLMEGLFGLRIFPFGMLFFFFIGIISGFLNAYRDLKKIG, encoded by the coding sequence ATGAAGGGTAAAGACTTTCTTGCCCTGACGGTAGGCTTTAACCTGCTGGGTGGCATAATAGCAGGGCTGTTGGTGGGATATGCCTTTGACCGGTGGCTGATGGAAGGGCTTTTTGGGCTCAGAATCTTTCCCTTTGGAATGCTCTTTTTCTTTTTTATAGGCATCATCTCTGGTTTTCTGAATGCCTACAGAGACCTGAAAAAGATTGGATAA
- a CDS encoding CusA/CzcA family heavy metal efflux RND transporter: MKALTEFLLRYRFITLILMAFLVLYGLESLRKTPIDALPDLTDTQVILYSEWMGQAPQVIENQLTYPLSSAMLGLPRVKAVRGYSMPNYSLVYVIFEDGTDLYWARSRVLEKLSSIRSQLPQQARVEIGPDATGLGWVYQYALYSERRSLDELWSFQNFYIRYALLSVPDVAEVASVGGFEKEYRVVLKPELLSLYGVSLEEVARAVKGSNIEAGGKYVEFGGREFTVRLRGYVGSKEDIEKAVVKDVRGIPIRVGDIGKVVETPALRMGTADLNGLGNTVGGIVVMRYGADAYKTIREVKRKLEEVRAGLPEDVKIVPVYDRSDLIERAIRHLWRVLLEESVVVVVVVGIFLLSLTLSLSIVVFLLLSLFGTFILMNHLGINSNIMSLGGIAIAIGTMVDAGIVLVEAFSRKREEGKDIETAIVESVSEVGKPIFFALLVVAVSFVPMLALKGQAGRLFEPLVLTKTFAMLVASLLSILLFPSLLYYLGRGRQLPEEKNPIVKGLISLYSPLFYLSLRLRYLFLAFALLSIPLTYLLYRNLGREFMPDLREGTLLYMPITAPGISIQEAQRLITLQDRIIKSFPEVESVFGKAGRANTPTDPAPLSMIETTIVLKPESQWREGMTYERLIAELDRALQLPGLVNSWTMPIKGRIDMITTGIRTPLGIKVYGRDVEELSRLVLEFERVLQGIEGVMSLYAERVGGATYLEIKPDRDRLLLYGLNLEDIASAVETLLANSPVSVYLSDRERYSITLGIPRDYREDLERLMLPLGDRLVPLSAVAEIKRLESPAEIKSENGMLVAYVYITPEPGADLGRILEEGEKRIKEGINLPSGYFYEWSGQFEYWKRAMEDLRVIVPLVLLTIVLLVYLSLGRLFETLLVLFTLPSSLFGGFFLMWLFDYKLSIASIAGFLALLGIAAEMGIVMVVYIMKALERRGEKSFEEAVYEGAVKRIRPKSMTMLTVVAGLVPAVYLQGTGAEVISRIALPMLGGVVSSFLTALFVLPALYTFKR; this comes from the coding sequence GTGAAGGCATTGACCGAATTTCTTCTGAGATACAGGTTTATAACCCTTATCCTCATGGCTTTTCTTGTGCTTTATGGTCTTGAATCTTTGAGAAAAACTCCCATAGACGCTCTCCCAGACCTCACAGACACACAGGTTATCCTATACTCTGAGTGGATGGGGCAGGCTCCTCAGGTTATAGAAAACCAGCTCACATACCCCCTCAGCTCTGCCATGCTGGGACTTCCCAGAGTAAAGGCGGTAAGGGGCTACTCCATGCCCAACTATTCTCTGGTGTATGTGATATTTGAGGATGGGACTGACCTCTACTGGGCACGCTCAAGGGTTCTGGAAAAGCTCTCCTCCATAAGAAGCCAACTGCCCCAGCAGGCAAGGGTGGAGATAGGTCCCGACGCCACGGGACTTGGCTGGGTCTATCAGTATGCCCTCTATTCGGAGAGGAGAAGCCTTGATGAGCTCTGGAGCTTTCAGAACTTTTACATAAGGTATGCCCTGCTGTCTGTGCCTGATGTGGCGGAAGTGGCAAGTGTGGGGGGCTTTGAAAAAGAATACAGGGTGGTGTTAAAGCCTGAGCTTCTCTCCCTTTACGGGGTCTCCCTTGAGGAGGTCGCCAGAGCAGTAAAAGGCTCAAACATAGAAGCGGGTGGAAAGTATGTGGAGTTTGGTGGCAGAGAGTTTACGGTAAGGCTAAGAGGTTATGTGGGGAGCAAAGAGGATATAGAAAAGGCGGTTGTAAAAGATGTGAGAGGAATACCCATAAGGGTGGGTGACATAGGTAAGGTGGTGGAAACTCCAGCTCTGAGGATGGGCACCGCAGACCTTAACGGTCTTGGAAACACGGTGGGGGGAATAGTGGTGATGCGATACGGTGCGGACGCCTACAAGACCATAAGGGAGGTAAAGAGGAAGCTGGAAGAGGTCAGGGCAGGACTGCCTGAGGATGTGAAAATTGTGCCCGTATACGACAGGTCTGACCTTATAGAGAGGGCAATAAGGCACCTGTGGAGGGTATTGCTGGAAGAGTCTGTGGTGGTTGTGGTGGTTGTGGGCATATTCTTGCTCAGCCTGACTCTTAGCCTTTCTATCGTTGTATTTCTCCTGCTTTCTCTGTTTGGCACCTTTATTCTCATGAACCACCTTGGCATAAACTCCAACATCATGTCCCTTGGTGGCATAGCCATAGCCATAGGAACTATGGTGGATGCGGGCATTGTGCTGGTGGAAGCCTTTTCAAGGAAAAGGGAGGAGGGAAAGGATATAGAGACTGCCATAGTGGAGTCTGTCTCCGAGGTGGGAAAGCCCATATTCTTTGCCCTTCTTGTGGTGGCAGTGTCCTTCGTTCCCATGCTTGCCCTCAAGGGACAGGCAGGAAGACTTTTTGAACCCCTTGTGCTTACCAAAACCTTCGCCATGCTGGTGGCGTCCCTTCTCAGTATCCTTCTCTTTCCCTCCCTTCTCTACTACCTTGGAAGGGGAAGACAACTTCCCGAGGAGAAAAACCCCATCGTAAAGGGACTTATAAGCCTCTACTCCCCCCTCTTTTACCTTTCTCTGAGGCTCAGATATCTTTTCCTCGCGTTTGCCCTTCTTTCCATACCCCTCACATACCTTCTCTACAGAAACCTTGGAAGGGAGTTTATGCCAGACCTGAGGGAAGGCACGCTCCTTTACATGCCCATCACAGCCCCGGGTATTTCCATTCAGGAAGCCCAGAGGCTCATAACCCTTCAGGACAGAATCATAAAGAGCTTTCCTGAGGTAGAAAGCGTCTTTGGAAAGGCAGGAAGGGCAAACACCCCCACAGACCCCGCACCCCTCTCCATGATAGAAACTACCATAGTGCTAAAGCCTGAGAGCCAGTGGAGGGAAGGTATGACCTACGAAAGGCTAATCGCAGAGCTGGACAGAGCCCTTCAGCTTCCGGGGCTTGTAAACAGCTGGACTATGCCCATAAAGGGAAGGATAGACATGATTACCACTGGCATAAGGACTCCCCTTGGCATAAAGGTTTACGGCAGAGATGTAGAAGAGCTCTCAAGGCTTGTGCTTGAGTTTGAAAGGGTCCTTCAGGGTATAGAGGGTGTGATGAGCCTTTACGCAGAGAGAGTAGGGGGTGCCACATACCTTGAGATAAAGCCAGACAGGGACAGGCTGTTGCTCTACGGACTGAACCTTGAGGACATAGCCTCTGCGGTGGAAACCCTTCTTGCCAACAGTCCAGTCTCCGTTTACCTAAGCGACAGAGAAAGGTATTCCATAACCTTAGGAATTCCAAGAGATTACAGAGAAGACCTTGAGAGGCTCATGCTGCCCCTTGGAGACAGGCTGGTCCCCCTCAGTGCGGTAGCAGAGATAAAGAGGTTAGAAAGCCCTGCCGAGATAAAGTCAGAGAACGGTATGCTGGTTGCCTATGTTTACATAACCCCTGAGCCGGGCGCCGACCTAGGAAGGATATTGGAAGAGGGAGAAAAAAGGATAAAGGAGGGTATAAACTTGCCATCGGGCTATTTTTATGAGTGGAGCGGTCAGTTTGAATACTGGAAGAGAGCTATGGAAGACCTGAGGGTTATAGTTCCCCTCGTGCTCCTTACCATAGTCCTTCTCGTGTATCTGAGCCTTGGGAGGCTCTTTGAAACTCTGCTTGTCCTATTTACTCTGCCCTCTTCCCTTTTTGGAGGCTTCTTCCTTATGTGGCTCTTTGACTACAAACTTTCCATAGCGTCAATAGCAGGCTTTCTTGCCCTTCTTGGTATCGCCGCAGAGATGGGTATAGTGATGGTTGTTTACATAATGAAAGCCCTCGAACGGCGTGGGGAGAAGAGTTTTGAAGAGGCCGTATACGAGGGTGCCGTCAAGAGGATAAGACCCAAGAGCATGACCATGCTTACGGTGGTAGCCGGGCTTGTGCCAGCGGTTTACCTTCAGGGAACGGGCGCGGAGGTCATATCCCGCATAGCTCTGCCCATGCTGGGGGGAGTTGTCTCCTCCTTTCTTACAGCCCTGTTTGTTTTGCCTGCACTGTATACTTTTAAGAGATGA
- a CDS encoding nitrous oxide reductase accessory protein NosL, producing the protein MKALILILSTLFIVLFAFSQPKEPPRGERCVVCGMDVNMEPRLTAQVKLKDGSYKYAESPKHILKYYLENREKVAELWVKDFKSGRWIDGTKAFYVSIKEGPMGYDLVPFRSRLDAQEFAKSPKSAKDRVYQLKEIDKVFLEHLDMGHVH; encoded by the coding sequence ATGAAAGCCCTTATTCTTATCCTTTCAACATTATTCATAGTCCTGTTTGCCTTTTCACAGCCAAAGGAGCCACCAAGGGGTGAAAGGTGCGTTGTTTGCGGTATGGATGTGAACATGGAACCAAGGCTCACAGCTCAGGTAAAACTAAAGGATGGCTCATACAAATATGCAGAGTCTCCAAAGCACATTCTCAAGTATTACCTTGAGAACAGAGAAAAGGTGGCTGAGCTATGGGTGAAGGATTTTAAAAGCGGTAGGTGGATAGACGGCACAAAAGCCTTCTATGTTTCCATAAAAGAAGGACCCATGGGCTACGACCTTGTTCCTTTCAGAAGCAGGCTTGACGCTCAGGAGTTTGCAAAAAGCCCAAAGTCCGCAAAGGACAGGGTATATCAGCTTAAGGAAATAGACAAGGTCTTTCTTGAGCACCTTGATATGGGGCATGTTCATTAA
- a CDS encoding DUF411 domain-containing protein, which yields MKTLAFLLSLLAFQALAGELTAYYSPSCGCCSKYFSRLERDGFNVKRVEVSPERLMEIKSQLGVPPQLRSCHTMVYEGRFIEGHVLPEGVRRVIKDRSIRGVASSHGKKSAYGSYEESYQIVERR from the coding sequence ATGAAAACTCTTGCCTTTTTACTAAGCCTGCTTGCCTTTCAGGCACTCGCTGGTGAGCTAACTGCTTATTACAGCCCCAGCTGTGGGTGTTGTAGTAAGTATTTCTCAAGGCTGGAAAGGGATGGGTTTAATGTAAAGAGGGTTGAAGTGAGCCCAGAAAGGCTTATGGAGATAAAGAGCCAGCTTGGCGTACCTCCACAGCTCAGGTCGTGCCATACCATGGTCTACGAAGGAAGGTTCATAGAAGGGCATGTGCTTCCAGAAGGTGTAAGAAGGGTTATAAAGGACAGGAGTATAAGGGGTGTGGCTTCAAGCCACGGAAAGAAGAGCGCCTATGGAAGCTACGAGGAAAGCTATCAAATAGTTGAAAGGAGGTAG